A genomic region of Devosia ginsengisoli contains the following coding sequences:
- a CDS encoding ABC transporter ATP-binding protein: MFQAHLLLPDFTALENVMFPAAARYGRERREDRARGRELLDRVGLSDRRDYLASQLSGGQKQRVAVARSLMNAPELVLADEPTGNLDRESADRVMQLLTDINTSDGTGFLISTHDEKIAARCRRQIYMVDGSIAEDSR, from the coding sequence GTGTTCCAGGCGCACCTGCTACTGCCAGATTTCACCGCGCTTGAAAACGTGATGTTTCCGGCCGCCGCGCGCTATGGGCGGGAGCGGCGGGAAGACCGGGCGCGAGGAAGAGAACTGCTTGATCGCGTCGGGTTGTCGGATCGGCGTGACTATCTTGCCAGCCAGCTTTCTGGTGGGCAGAAACAGCGAGTCGCCGTCGCCCGCTCCCTGATGAATGCGCCCGAACTGGTGCTCGCCGACGAGCCGACTGGGAACCTCGACCGGGAAAGCGCCGACCGGGTCATGCAGTTGCTGACCGATATCAACACGTCCGACGGTACAGGCTTCCTGATCTCCACCCATGACGAAAAGATCGCTGCCCGCTGCCGCCGTCAGATCTACATGGTCGATGGGAGCATCGCCGAAGACAGCCGCTGA
- a CDS encoding peroxiredoxin, which translates to MSVLIGETAPDFQAETTKGPISFHDWIGDSWAFFFSHPADFTPVCTTEMGRTAQLADRFAALDTKPIGLSTDTVEEHLKWIGDINDTQSTNVGFPIIADPDLRVAKLYGMIHPAESETAAVRTVFIIDPKKKVRLTMTYPMSVGRNFDEILRAITALQTSDGKRLSMPADWQPGKDAIIPPSISNADAKSLYPQGWNELRPYLRLTKTQ; encoded by the coding sequence ATGAGCGTTCTGATCGGTGAAACCGCACCTGACTTCCAGGCCGAGACCACCAAGGGTCCCATCAGCTTCCACGACTGGATCGGTGACAGCTGGGCCTTCTTTTTCAGCCACCCGGCCGACTTTACGCCAGTCTGCACGACCGAGATGGGCCGCACGGCCCAGCTTGCCGACCGTTTCGCGGCGCTCGATACCAAGCCCATCGGGCTGTCCACCGATACGGTCGAGGAACATCTCAAGTGGATCGGGGACATCAACGATACCCAGTCCACAAATGTGGGCTTCCCAATCATTGCCGATCCCGACCTGCGGGTCGCCAAGCTCTACGGCATGATCCATCCGGCCGAGAGCGAGACCGCAGCCGTGCGCACGGTGTTCATCATCGATCCGAAGAAGAAGGTCCGCCTGACCATGACCTACCCGATGAGCGTCGGGCGCAATTTCGATGAAATCCTGCGGGCCATCACGGCGCTGCAGACCAGCGACGGCAAGCGGCTCTCCATGCCGGCCGACTGGCAGCCCGGCAAGGACGCGATCATCCCGCCCTCGATTTCCAATGCCGACGCAAAGTCGCTCTACCCACAGGGCTGGAACGAGCTTCGTCCGTACCTGCGTCTGACCAAGACCCAGTAG
- the kdpA gene encoding potassium-transporting ATPase subunit KdpA, producing MSLSGWLQIGLVLIGVFALAKPLGLYMARVFSGERNLLSPVLGPIERGFYALSGVRPDKEQNWLSYAFGVLLFSLVGFLVLYALLRLQHLLPLNPQGFAGLPPDLAFNTAASFVTNTNWQSYGGETTMSHLSQMLGLTVQNFVSGATGIAVAMALTRAFMRQGVGELGNFWVDLTRATLYVLLPLAIIVAMAFVAMGLPQNFDASFVATTLEGAHQTIATGPVASQEAIKQLGTNGGGFFNVNAAHPFENPTAFSNYLNIVAMLAVSAALFYAFGQMVGSRRQGWALLAVTAVLLVIGTGTVYWAETAGSPLLTAVGVDPTLGNMEGKEVRFGQAMSALYATATTGLSNGGVNTMHGSLTPLGGLVTMFLMQLGEVLPGGVGSGLYGMVVFAILAVFVAGLMVGRTPELLGKKIEAREIKFAMLAVLLPPLLILGFTAISAVAEFGTSSILTPGPHGLSEILYAYTSAAANNGSAFGGLSANTPWYNTTLGIAMLLGRFASIVPVLAIAGSLASKPRAAPSSGTFPTDRPLFVGLLIGIIIILGGLQFFPALALGPIVEHFAMLAGQSF from the coding sequence ATGTCCCTTTCCGGCTGGCTGCAGATCGGCCTGGTGCTGATCGGCGTCTTTGCGCTGGCAAAGCCGCTCGGCCTCTACATGGCCCGCGTGTTTTCCGGCGAACGCAACCTCCTCTCGCCTGTGCTCGGCCCCATCGAGCGCGGCTTTTATGCCTTGTCGGGCGTGCGGCCAGACAAGGAACAGAACTGGCTGAGCTACGCCTTTGGCGTGCTGCTGTTCAGCCTTGTCGGCTTCCTCGTGCTCTATGCCTTGCTGCGCCTGCAACACCTGCTGCCGCTCAATCCGCAGGGCTTCGCCGGGCTTCCGCCCGACCTCGCGTTCAATACTGCTGCGAGCTTCGTCACCAATACCAACTGGCAGAGCTATGGCGGCGAGACCACTATGAGCCATCTCAGCCAGATGCTGGGACTGACGGTGCAGAACTTCGTTTCGGGCGCCACCGGCATCGCGGTGGCCATGGCGCTCACCCGCGCCTTCATGCGCCAGGGCGTCGGCGAACTGGGCAATTTCTGGGTCGACCTGACCCGGGCCACGCTCTACGTGCTGCTGCCGCTGGCCATAATCGTTGCCATGGCCTTCGTTGCCATGGGCCTGCCACAAAATTTCGACGCCAGCTTCGTCGCCACGACACTGGAAGGCGCCCACCAGACCATCGCAACTGGCCCTGTCGCCAGCCAGGAAGCCATCAAGCAGCTTGGTACCAATGGCGGCGGGTTCTTCAACGTTAACGCCGCGCACCCGTTCGAGAACCCCACGGCTTTCTCGAACTACCTCAATATCGTCGCCATGCTGGCCGTATCGGCCGCCTTGTTCTACGCCTTCGGCCAGATGGTGGGCAGTCGACGGCAGGGTTGGGCGCTGTTGGCGGTCACCGCCGTCCTGCTGGTGATCGGCACAGGCACTGTCTATTGGGCCGAAACCGCGGGTAGTCCCCTGCTGACAGCTGTCGGTGTCGATCCGACGCTGGGCAATATGGAAGGCAAGGAAGTCCGCTTCGGCCAGGCCATGAGCGCCCTCTATGCGACGGCTACCACCGGACTTTCCAATGGCGGCGTCAATACCATGCATGGCTCGCTGACCCCGCTGGGTGGCTTGGTGACGATGTTTCTGATGCAGTTGGGCGAAGTGCTGCCCGGCGGCGTCGGCTCGGGCCTCTATGGCATGGTCGTCTTCGCCATCCTCGCGGTCTTCGTGGCAGGCCTCATGGTGGGCCGTACGCCCGAATTGCTGGGCAAGAAAATCGAGGCACGCGAGATAAAGTTCGCCATGCTGGCGGTGCTCCTCCCGCCGCTGCTGATCCTGGGCTTTACCGCCATTTCGGCCGTGGCCGAATTTGGCACCAGCTCGATCCTCACGCCCGGCCCGCATGGCCTCAGCGAAATCCTCTACGCCTACACGTCTGCTGCGGCGAATAACGGCTCGGCCTTTGGTGGGCTCTCCGCCAATACGCCCTGGTACAATACGACGCTAGGTATCGCCATGCTGCTGGGGCGCTTCGCCTCGATCGTGCCGGTGCTGGCCATTGCCGGGTCGCTGGCGAGCAAGCCCCGCGCCGCGCCGTCATCGGGCACTTTCCCCACCGATCGGCCGCTCTTCGTCGGCCTCCTCATCGGCATCATCATCATCCTGGGCGGGTTGCAATTCTTCCCGGCCCTGGCTCTCGGACCCATCGTCGAGCACTTCGCCATGCTCGCCGGCCAGAGCTTCTAG
- a CDS encoding potassium-transporting ATPase subunit F → MSGNMLIISLLVAIVLAVYLAVTLLAPEHF, encoded by the coding sequence GTGAGCGGCAACATGCTCATCATTTCCCTCCTCGTCGCCATTGTGCTGGCTGTCTACCTCGCGGTGACGCTGCTGGCGCCTGAGCACTTCTGA
- a CDS encoding SulP family inorganic anion transporter has protein sequence MNFKTYFPILDWGSRYNRQTFTSDLVAALIVTIMLIPQSLAYALLAGLPPEVGLYASILPLIAYAIFGTSSALAVGPVAVVSLMTATAVGRMAAEGTADYASAAIILALLSGAMLTLMGVLRLGFIANFLSHPVISGFITASGIIIATSQVGGLLGISTEGHALPGLLSSIIDNIGTINVYTVAIGALALGLLLWIRLDLKNWLARFGVPASIATVIVRAGPVLVVFLTMALAVLLDLGSKGVALVGDVPQGLPLLSLPSFSLDTIQQLLVPALIISVVGFVESISVAQTLAAKRRERISPNQELIGLGASNIAAGLGGGYPVTGGFARSVVNFDAGAATPAAGAFTAIGIAIATLLLTPFLAVLPKATLAATIVLAVLTLVDFSVLKRAWNYSKADFAAVAITLAGTLLLGVEVGIALGVGASILIFLYRSSKPHAAVVGQVPGTEHFRNVKRHQVETVPGILSIRIDESLYFANARYLEDLVTNLAAENPDLKDVVLMCSAVNFIDMSALESLEAVEHRLKDLGIRLHLSEVKGPVMDRLGETDFLRNLSGSTHLSQHQAIEAIRSARSAAGHDPDQKVHIQAVQQ, from the coding sequence ATGAACTTCAAGACCTATTTCCCCATCCTCGACTGGGGCAGCCGCTATAACCGCCAGACCTTCACCAGCGACCTGGTGGCGGCGCTGATTGTCACGATCATGCTGATCCCGCAGTCACTGGCTTATGCCTTGCTCGCTGGATTGCCGCCGGAAGTAGGTCTCTATGCGTCCATCCTGCCACTGATCGCCTATGCCATCTTCGGCACTTCCTCGGCGCTGGCGGTGGGGCCGGTCGCCGTGGTGTCCCTGATGACTGCGACGGCGGTCGGCCGCATGGCGGCGGAGGGCACCGCCGACTATGCCAGCGCGGCCATCATCCTCGCGCTGCTCTCGGGTGCCATGCTCACCTTGATGGGCGTGCTTCGCCTCGGCTTCATCGCCAATTTCCTCTCCCATCCGGTCATCTCCGGCTTCATCACGGCGTCGGGGATCATCATCGCCACCAGCCAGGTCGGCGGGCTGCTCGGTATCAGCACCGAAGGCCATGCCTTGCCGGGGTTGCTGTCGTCGATCATCGACAATATCGGCACCATCAACGTCTATACCGTCGCCATCGGGGCGCTGGCGCTCGGCCTGCTGCTGTGGATCCGGCTCGATCTCAAGAACTGGCTGGCCCGTTTCGGCGTTCCGGCCAGCATTGCCACGGTTATCGTCCGCGCCGGCCCGGTGCTCGTCGTCTTCCTGACCATGGCGCTGGCCGTGCTGCTCGATCTTGGCAGCAAGGGCGTCGCCCTGGTCGGTGATGTGCCGCAGGGCCTGCCCCTGCTGTCGTTGCCCAGCTTCAGTCTCGACACGATCCAGCAATTGCTGGTGCCAGCTCTGATCATCTCCGTCGTGGGCTTTGTCGAATCCATTTCCGTAGCCCAGACGCTAGCTGCCAAGCGCCGCGAGCGCATTTCCCCCAATCAGGAACTGATCGGCCTGGGCGCTTCCAATATCGCCGCCGGCCTGGGTGGCGGATATCCAGTCACCGGCGGCTTTGCCCGCTCGGTCGTCAATTTCGACGCCGGCGCAGCCACCCCGGCTGCCGGCGCCTTCACGGCCATCGGCATCGCCATTGCCACCCTGTTGCTGACGCCGTTCCTTGCTGTCCTGCCCAAGGCTACGCTGGCCGCCACCATCGTCCTCGCCGTTCTCACGCTTGTCGATTTCTCTGTGCTCAAGCGGGCCTGGAACTATTCCAAGGCGGACTTTGCCGCCGTGGCGATAACCCTGGCGGGTACGCTGCTGCTTGGCGTCGAGGTCGGCATCGCGTTGGGTGTCGGCGCCTCCATCCTGATCTTTCTTTATCGCTCATCCAAGCCGCACGCCGCCGTCGTCGGCCAGGTGCCGGGCACGGAGCATTTCCGCAACGTGAAGCGGCACCAGGTCGAGACCGTTCCCGGCATCCTGTCCATTCGCATCGACGAGAGCCTCTATTTCGCCAATGCGCGGTACCTCGAAGACCTCGTCACCAACCTTGCGGCTGAAAACCCCGACCTCAAGGACGTGGTGCTGATGTGCTCGGCGGTGAACTTCATCGACATGTCGGCGCTTGAGAGCCTTGAGGCGGTGGAGCATCGCCTCAAGGACCTGGGAATCCGGCTGCACCTGTCCGAGGTCAAGGGGCCGGTGATGGACAGGCTGGGGGAGACCGATTTTCTGCGCAACCTGTCCGGCAGCACCCATCTCAGCCAGCACCAGGCGATCGAGGCAATCCGGTCGGCACGATCGGCGGCAGGGCATGATCCAGATCAAAAAGTCCATATCCAGGCCGTGCAACAATAG
- a CDS encoding DUF6691 family protein: MQRIVLAGIFGLIFGTGIAISGMANPAKVLNFFDVAGTWDASLLLVMGSALAVTAIGYRFVLRRDKPVCESRFHLPTSRKLDVPLIAGSAVFGIGWGISGFCPGGAIPALGLGETSAWAFVGSMLAGIFAAFTVRTAFAQRSLKNA, encoded by the coding sequence ATGCAGCGCATCGTGCTCGCCGGCATTTTCGGCCTGATCTTCGGCACGGGCATTGCCATTTCCGGCATGGCCAATCCCGCCAAGGTGCTCAACTTCTTCGACGTGGCCGGAACCTGGGATGCTTCCCTGCTTTTGGTCATGGGATCGGCCCTGGCCGTCACCGCGATCGGCTACCGCTTTGTGCTGCGCCGCGACAAGCCGGTCTGCGAAAGCCGATTTCACCTGCCCACCAGCCGCAAGCTGGATGTGCCGCTGATCGCCGGCTCGGCCGTATTCGGCATTGGCTGGGGCATTTCCGGCTTCTGTCCCGGTGGGGCAATCCCCGCACTGGGACTGGGCGAGACTTCGGCCTGGGCCTTTGTCGGCTCGATGCTGGCCGGAATATTCGCCGCCTTTACCGTCCGGACCGCGTTCGCCCAGCGCAGCCTGAAAAACGCCTGA
- the trxC gene encoding thioredoxin TrxC, with protein sequence MVHVVCTQCGATNRISRDNDAAAGRCGKCGVPLFDGQPADLSTSMLEKQIARSDIPVVVDIWAPWCGPCRAMAPQYEEAARRGEPDMRFVKLNSDENQELAGRLGIRGIPTMILFRGGKEVARVSGAMSSADILAWASRPSP encoded by the coding sequence GTGGTCCATGTCGTATGTACACAATGCGGCGCCACCAACCGCATATCCAGGGACAATGATGCCGCCGCAGGTCGCTGCGGCAAATGCGGCGTGCCGCTCTTTGATGGGCAGCCTGCTGACCTGTCCACCAGCATGCTCGAAAAGCAGATCGCCCGCTCCGACATTCCGGTCGTGGTCGACATCTGGGCGCCCTGGTGCGGTCCCTGCCGGGCGATGGCGCCACAATACGAGGAAGCGGCGCGCCGAGGAGAACCGGACATGCGCTTCGTCAAACTGAACTCGGATGAGAATCAGGAACTGGCGGGGCGGCTCGGCATCCGCGGCATTCCCACCATGATCCTGTTTCGCGGCGGCAAGGAAGTTGCTCGCGTCTCCGGTGCGATGTCGAGCGCCGACATCCTGGCATGGGCCAGCCGGCCCAGCCCGTGA
- a CDS encoding NAD(P)/FAD-dependent oxidoreductase, translating into MDRRHFLQLGALAGAGSALSLGVAQAQPSTSTNARIVIIGAGAAGTALANRLARRLDGASITIIDPRREHLYQPGLTLVAAGLKSPGYVVSQTTDWLPREATLIAESVMAVDPVSKTVSTEGGQTIGYDYLVVAPGLVLDHGAIEGFSLDMVGKDGIGALYAGPEYAARTWQAAQRFTQEGGTAIFTRPATEMKCAGAPLKHAFLVNDLTERAGNLGKAKFIYAAQNETLFGVPIVSEKVRMLFGQRDIEAAYSHVLTAVDPSRRIATFQTKDGTQEMGYDYLHVIPPQRAPDFVRQSGLSWADKWTDQGWVEADQQTLRHLRYPEIFALGDVAGVPKGKTAASVKWQVPVVEDHLVAAIEGREGTAIYDGYTSCPLITRVGRAMLIEFDYKNNLVPSFPGIIAPLEELWISWLMKEVALKATYNAMLTGHA; encoded by the coding sequence ATGGACCGTAGACATTTCTTGCAGTTGGGCGCGCTTGCAGGGGCGGGGAGCGCCCTGTCGCTCGGGGTGGCCCAGGCACAGCCAAGCACCAGCACCAATGCCCGTATCGTCATCATCGGCGCGGGTGCCGCGGGCACCGCGCTTGCCAACCGCCTGGCCAGGCGCCTCGATGGCGCCAGCATCACCATCATCGACCCGCGTCGGGAGCACCTCTATCAGCCCGGCCTGACCCTGGTGGCGGCCGGTCTCAAGTCTCCCGGCTATGTTGTCTCACAGACCACGGACTGGCTGCCCCGGGAAGCCACGCTGATCGCTGAATCGGTGATGGCGGTTGACCCGGTCAGCAAGACTGTTTCGACAGAGGGCGGACAGACTATCGGCTATGACTACCTCGTCGTCGCGCCCGGGTTGGTGCTCGACCATGGTGCCATCGAGGGCTTCTCGCTCGATATGGTGGGCAAGGACGGTATCGGCGCCCTTTATGCAGGGCCCGAATATGCGGCCCGGACCTGGCAGGCTGCGCAGCGGTTTACCCAAGAGGGTGGCACGGCCATCTTTACCCGCCCCGCAACCGAAATGAAGTGCGCAGGAGCGCCGCTCAAGCACGCATTCCTCGTCAATGACCTGACCGAACGCGCGGGCAATCTGGGCAAGGCGAAATTCATCTACGCGGCGCAGAATGAAACCTTGTTCGGCGTGCCCATCGTCTCGGAAAAGGTGCGCATGCTCTTTGGCCAACGCGACATCGAGGCCGCCTATTCGCATGTGCTGACGGCCGTCGATCCGTCCCGCCGCATCGCCACATTCCAGACCAAGGATGGCACCCAGGAAATGGGATACGACTATCTCCATGTCATACCGCCCCAGCGTGCGCCCGATTTCGTGCGCCAGTCCGGGCTGTCCTGGGCCGACAAGTGGACCGACCAGGGCTGGGTGGAAGCAGACCAGCAGACGCTGCGACACCTCCGCTATCCCGAAATCTTCGCCCTTGGCGACGTTGCCGGCGTGCCCAAGGGCAAGACGGCGGCCAGCGTCAAATGGCAGGTGCCGGTGGTCGAGGACCACCTCGTCGCCGCCATCGAGGGCAGGGAGGGTACGGCCATCTACGATGGCTATACCTCCTGTCCGCTGATTACCCGGGTCGGCCGGGCCATGCTGATCGAGTTTGACTACAAGAATAACCTTGTTCCATCCTTCCCCGGCATCATTGCCCCTCTCGAGGAGCTCTGGATCAGCTGGTTGATGAAGGAAGTGGCGCTCAAGGCAACCTACAACGCCATGTTGACCGGTCACGCCTAG
- a CDS encoding MBL fold metallo-hydrolase: protein MTIPFTPDLSVKPEVTAFFDEPTNTISYVVKDPNSFSCAVVDSVMDIDYAAGRITYDGADKIIAFIKENGLVVEWLIETHVHADHLSGAPYIQSKVGGKLGIGENITIVQDTFGKIFNEGTEFQRDGSQFDRLFKDGDTYQIGTLTAHVMHTPGHTPACMTHVVGDAAFVGDTLFMPDGGSARADFPGGDARTLYRSIQRVLALPREMRLFMCHDYGPNGRDIQWETTVGDEIDHNIHVGQGTDEDTFVKMREERDATLAMPKLIIPSLQVNMRAGQLPPKDEDGKTFLKVPVNGL from the coding sequence ATGACCATTCCATTCACCCCTGATCTGTCGGTGAAGCCCGAGGTAACGGCCTTTTTCGACGAACCGACCAACACCATTTCCTATGTGGTGAAGGATCCCAATTCGTTCTCCTGTGCCGTGGTCGACTCCGTCATGGACATCGATTATGCCGCTGGCCGCATCACCTATGACGGCGCCGACAAGATCATCGCCTTCATCAAGGAGAACGGCCTGGTCGTCGAATGGCTGATCGAGACCCACGTTCACGCCGACCATCTTTCCGGTGCGCCCTACATCCAGTCCAAGGTCGGCGGCAAGCTGGGAATCGGTGAGAACATCACCATTGTCCAGGATACCTTCGGCAAGATCTTCAACGAGGGTACCGAGTTCCAGCGGGACGGCAGCCAGTTCGACCGGCTCTTCAAGGATGGTGACACCTACCAGATCGGTACGCTGACCGCCCATGTCATGCACACGCCGGGGCACACGCCCGCCTGCATGACCCATGTGGTGGGCGATGCCGCCTTTGTCGGCGACACGCTGTTCATGCCCGATGGTGGCTCGGCCCGTGCCGACTTCCCCGGGGGCGATGCCCGCACGCTCTATCGCTCGATCCAGCGTGTTCTGGCCCTGCCGCGCGAAATGCGCCTCTTCATGTGCCACGACTACGGCCCGAACGGTCGCGACATCCAGTGGGAAACCACGGTGGGCGACGAGATCGACCACAATATCCATGTCGGCCAAGGCACCGACGAAGACACCTTCGTCAAGATGCGCGAGGAGCGGGACGCGACCTTGGCCATGCCCAAGCTCATCATCCCGTCGCTGCAGGTCAATATGCGTGCCGGCCAGCTTCCGCCCAAGGATGAGGATGGCAAGACCTTCCTCAAGGTGCCGGTCAACGGCCTGTAA
- a CDS encoding beta-lactamase hydrolase domain-containing protein: MNPRKLSDDFAVTGQITPEQIKAFSAAGYKSILCARPDNEESGQPSFEEVARAAEAEGLQIVHIPVSGMLGEGQIIRFRQAWETMPKPMLGYCRSGARAGSLYATLSR; this comes from the coding sequence ATGAACCCCCGCAAGCTAAGCGACGATTTCGCCGTGACCGGCCAGATCACCCCCGAGCAGATCAAGGCCTTTTCCGCGGCCGGCTACAAGTCGATCCTCTGTGCCCGGCCCGACAATGAAGAGTCCGGCCAGCCGAGCTTCGAAGAGGTGGCGCGTGCCGCCGAAGCCGAGGGGCTCCAGATCGTCCATATCCCGGTGTCGGGCATGCTGGGCGAGGGCCAGATCATCCGCTTCCGTCAGGCCTGGGAGACGATGCCCAAGCCCATGCTCGGCTATTGCCGCTCCGGTGCCCGCGCCGGCAGCCTTTACGCCACGCTCTCTCGCTGA
- a CDS encoding tyrosine-type recombinase/integrase, giving the protein MTKLTKRTVDATEIKSSDYVLWDDDLPGFGLRVFKSGKRSYVVQYRTAGRSRRFTIGLHGVWTPEEARREAKVLLGQVARGGNPAEERKLDREAITVKELCNRYLEDLRNGLVFGKRGRPKKQTTISTDVGRIERHIVPLLGNRRVRDLAKSDITQAMKDIMAGKTRANVKTDKLRGRAIVRGGPGTAARTIGLFGGILTYAVELGIIDQNPVHGVRKPKDQVNARRLSEQEYRTLGDILRKAIVDRQYETTAEIIRVIALTGCRRSEVIGLQCGEVDTEGSCLRLTDSKEGASVRPIGLPVLEYLESRRHEEQDAEDYVFPGWEDDTPFGAFPRQWTKLFKDTDLANITPHVLRHSFASIGNDLGFTEATIAALVGHSRGTITGRYIHTVDTALVMAADSIAGYIQGLLDGVAFPHTAYALDRASRKSALAHFLGKPKPKGRSAERSAA; this is encoded by the coding sequence ATGACAAAGCTGACCAAACGAACCGTCGATGCTACCGAAATCAAGTCCTCGGACTATGTCCTATGGGACGATGACCTTCCAGGGTTTGGACTGCGCGTCTTCAAATCGGGAAAGCGAAGCTATGTGGTGCAGTATCGCACTGCCGGTCGCTCGCGTCGCTTCACGATCGGCCTGCACGGAGTTTGGACTCCTGAAGAGGCGAGGCGCGAAGCCAAAGTCCTGCTCGGCCAGGTCGCACGAGGAGGCAACCCGGCCGAGGAGCGCAAGCTCGATCGCGAGGCCATCACCGTCAAGGAACTCTGCAACCGATACCTTGAAGACCTCAGGAATGGTCTTGTGTTCGGGAAGCGAGGGCGGCCGAAGAAGCAAACGACAATCTCCACCGATGTGGGCCGCATAGAGCGGCACATCGTTCCCCTGCTCGGCAATCGACGGGTGCGGGATTTGGCCAAGTCCGACATCACCCAAGCCATGAAGGACATCATGGCGGGAAAGACACGCGCGAACGTCAAGACCGACAAGCTGCGCGGGCGCGCCATCGTTCGTGGCGGCCCCGGCACTGCGGCCCGGACGATCGGCCTCTTCGGCGGCATTCTTACCTACGCGGTCGAACTCGGCATCATCGATCAGAATCCCGTGCACGGCGTCCGCAAGCCGAAGGACCAGGTTAACGCTCGCCGTCTTAGCGAGCAGGAGTATCGCACGCTCGGCGATATCCTGCGGAAGGCCATTGTGGATCGGCAATACGAAACCACTGCAGAGATCATCCGGGTGATCGCGTTAACCGGGTGCCGGCGCAGCGAGGTCATTGGTCTGCAGTGTGGTGAAGTCGATACAGAAGGCAGTTGCCTGCGCCTGACCGACAGCAAGGAGGGCGCCTCGGTGCGTCCAATCGGTCTGCCTGTGCTGGAGTATCTCGAGAGCCGCCGCCACGAAGAGCAAGATGCCGAGGACTATGTCTTTCCCGGCTGGGAGGATGACACGCCATTCGGTGCCTTCCCTAGACAATGGACCAAGCTGTTCAAAGATACCGATCTGGCCAACATCACGCCCCATGTTTTGCGGCACAGCTTCGCGAGTATCGGGAATGACCTCGGTTTCACCGAGGCAACCATCGCTGCCCTGGTTGGCCATTCTCGAGGGACGATAACCGGCCGCTACATCCACACCGTGGATACCGCACTTGTTATGGCGGCCGACAGTATCGCCGGCTACATCCAGGGCCTGTTGGACGGCGTCGCGTTCCCCCACACCGCCTATGCGCTTGATCGGGCTTCAAGGAAATCGGCGCTTGCTCACTTCCTTGGAAAGCCGAAACCAAAAGGAAGGAGTGCTGAGCGATCTGCAGCTTAA
- a CDS encoding DUF5368 domain-containing protein: protein MQELTLETMFAVLQEMFGAPLFWGLVAAAVLVTVAYIAVLVRDRAVSWRKFLLAQLSMPVGAVAAVAFLMAITSSSPSDLGGPIDLIVLLGVAAAGAIGMAILVYTVQSLLRPPRG, encoded by the coding sequence ATGCAGGAACTTACGCTTGAAACCATGTTCGCCGTCCTCCAGGAGATGTTCGGGGCGCCACTGTTCTGGGGACTGGTCGCGGCGGCAGTGCTGGTGACCGTGGCCTATATCGCCGTCCTGGTCCGGGACCGCGCGGTAAGTTGGAGGAAGTTCCTCCTCGCGCAACTGTCCATGCCTGTGGGCGCCGTCGCGGCGGTTGCCTTCCTCATGGCCATTACCAGCTCAAGTCCGTCAGACCTGGGCGGCCCGATCGACCTGATTGTGCTGCTCGGCGTTGCTGCGGCCGGAGCGATCGGCATGGCGATTCTGGTCTACACCGTGCAGTCGCTGCTCAGACCACCGAGGGGCTAA